A DNA window from Salvelinus namaycush isolate Seneca chromosome 30, SaNama_1.0, whole genome shotgun sequence contains the following coding sequences:
- the LOC120024976 gene encoding BTB/POZ domain-containing protein 9-like isoform X1 → MSNSHPLRSLTSVSEIDHLHLLSEHLGALVSGEEYSDVTFVVEGKRFPAHRVILASRCQYFRAMLFNGMKESQPQAEVPLEDTQVEAFSMLLQYLYTGRASLSTAREDVLLDFLGLAHRYGLQPLEDSTCEFLRTVLHTQNVCLVYDVASLYCLGGLAQACCAYMDRQAPEVLASDCFLTLSKTALLAVVQRDSFAATEREIFQALCRWCRHNCNNEVAAQEVMSAVRLPLMSLMEMLNVVRPSGLLSSDNLLDAIQTRSESRDMDLNYRGMLIPEENIATMKHGAQVVKGELKSALLDGDTQNYDLDHGFSRHPIEEDGSAGIQVKLGQPYIVNHVRLLLWDRDSRSYSYYVEVSMDELDWVRVVDHSKLLCRSWQSLFFTARVCRYVRIVGTHNTVNKVFHLVAFECMFTQRRYVLEKGLLVPDRNVATIACGASVIEGVSRSRNALLNGDTSNYDWDSGYTCHQLGSGAIVIQLAQPYMLGSLRLLLWDCDNRSYSYYIELSTNQQQWTKVVDRTKVACRSWQTLVFDKHPASFVRIVGTHNTSNEVGRDEQAREVFHCVHFECPAQLDTEVKEGSPNSKSQQPPLQPQSPSQSQLQLPTRPSSASSSSHSHPL, encoded by the exons ATGAGTAACAGCCACCCCCTGCGGTCACTGACCTCGGTGTCAGAGATAGACCACCTGCACCTACTGTCGGAGCACCTGGGCGCTCTGGTGTCTGGCGAGGAGTACAGTGATGTCACCTTTGTTGTCGAGGGGAAGCGCTTCCCTGCCCACCGGGTCATCTTGGCGTCACGGTGCCAATATTTCAG aGCCATGCTCTTTAATGGCATGAAGGAGTCTCAGCCCCAGGCCGAGGTGCCCCTGGAGGACACGCAGGTCGAGGCATTCTCCATGCTCCTGCAGTACCTGTACACGGGCCGGGCGAGCCTGAGTACGGCCCGCGAGGATGTTTTGCTGGACTTCCTGGGCCTGGCGCACCGCTACGGCCTCCAGCCACTAGAGGACAGCACCTGTGAGTTTCTGCGCACGGTGCTGCACACGCAGAATGTTTGCTTGGTGTACGATGTGGCCAGCCTCTACTGCCTGGGGGGCCTGGCGCAGGCGTGCTGCGCCTACATGGACCGGCAGGCGCCCGAGGTGCTTGCATCAGACTGCTTCCTCACTCTCTCTAAG ACTGCTCTTCTGGCTGTGGTGCAGCGGGACTCGTTTGCCGCCACTGAGCGGGAGATCTTCCAGGCGCTGTGCCGCTGGTGCCGGCACAACTGTAACAACGAGGTGGCAGCGCAGGAAGTGATGTCGGCAGTGCGCCTGCCCCTCATGAGCCTgatggagatgctaaatgtggtGCGGCCCTCTGGCCTCCTCAGTTCCGACAACTTGCTCGACGCCATTCAGACGCGCTCGGAGAGCCGCGACATGGACCTTAACTACCGAGGCATGCTCA TCCCCGAGGAGAACATTGCCACCATGAAGCACGGTGCCCAGGTGGTGAAGGGCGAGCTGAAGTCGGCGCTGCTGGACGGAGACACGCAGAACTATGACCTGGACCACGGCTTCTCCCGGCACCCCATCGAGGAGGACGGGAGCGCAGGCATCCAAGTCAAGCTGGGCCAACCCTACATTGTCAACCACGTCCGCCTGCTGCTGTGGGACCGCGACAGCAG GTCGTACTCTTACTATGTGGAGGTGTCTATGGATGAGCTGGACTGGGTGCGTGTAGTGGACCACTCCAAGTTACTCTGTCGTTCCTGGCAGAGTCTATTCTTCACAGCGCGTGTCTGCAG GTATGTACGCATTGTGGGGACACACAACACCGTGAACAAGGTGTTCCACCTGGTGGCCTTTGAGTGCATGTTCACACAGCGACGATACGTTCTGGAGAAAGGACTCCTGG TCCCCGACCGTAACGTGGCAACCATCGCATGCGGGGCCAGTGTGATCGAGGGTGTGAGCCGGAGCCGCAACGCCCTGCTCAACGGGGACACCTCCAACTACGACTGGGACTCGGGCTACACCTGCCACCAGCTGGGCTCAGGGGCCATCGTCATCCAACTGGCCCAGCCCTACATGTTGGGCTCACTCAG ACTGCTGCTCTGGGACTGTGATAACCGCAGTTACAGTTACTACATCGAGCTGTCCACCAACCAGCAGCAGTGGACCAAGGTGGTGGACCGTACCAAAGTGGCTTGCAG GTCTTGGCAGACGCTGGTGTTTGACAAGCACCCCGCCTCCTTTGTGCGCATCGTGGGGACCCACAACACATCCAACGAGGTGGGGAGAGATGAGCAGGCTCGGGAA gTGTTCCACTGCGTCCACTTCGAGTGCCCCGCCCAGCTCGACACAGAGGTCAAAGAGGGCAGCCCGAACTCTAAGTCCCAGCagcctccactacagccccaatCACCCTCCCAGTCCCAGCTCCAACTCCCCACCCGGCCTTCCTCCGCCTCCTCGTCCTCACACTCCCACCCCCTCTAA
- the LOC120024976 gene encoding BTB/POZ domain-containing protein 9-like isoform X2 — protein sequence MSNSHPLRSLTSVSEIDHLHLLSEHLGALVSGEEYSDVTFVVEGKRFPAHRVILASRCQYFRAMLFNGMKESQPQAEVPLEDTQVEAFSMLLQYLYTGRASLSTAREDVLLDFLGLAHRYGLQPLEDSTCEFLRTVLHTQNVCLVYDVASLYCLGGLAQACCAYMDRQAPEVLASDCFLTLSKTALLAVVQRDSFAATEREIFQALCRWCRHNCNNEVAAQEVMSAVRLPLMSLMEMLNVVRPSGLLSSDNLLDAIQTRSESRDMDLNYRGMLIPEENIATMKHGAQVVKGELKSALLDGDTQNYDLDHGFSRHPIEEDGSAGIQVKLGQPYIVNHVRLLLWDRDSRSYSYYVEVSMDELDWVRVVDHSKLLCRSWQSLFFTARVCRYVRIVGTHNTVNKVFHLVAFECMFTQRRYVLEKGLLVPDRNVATIACGASVIEGVSRSRNALLNGDTSNYDWDSGYTCHQLGSGAIVIQLAQPYMLGSLRLLLWDCDNRSYSYYIELSTNQQQWTKVVDRTKVACRSWQTLVFDKHPASFVRIVGTHNTSNEVFHCVHFECPAQLDTEVKEGSPNSKSQQPPLQPQSPSQSQLQLPTRPSSASSSSHSHPL from the exons ATGAGTAACAGCCACCCCCTGCGGTCACTGACCTCGGTGTCAGAGATAGACCACCTGCACCTACTGTCGGAGCACCTGGGCGCTCTGGTGTCTGGCGAGGAGTACAGTGATGTCACCTTTGTTGTCGAGGGGAAGCGCTTCCCTGCCCACCGGGTCATCTTGGCGTCACGGTGCCAATATTTCAG aGCCATGCTCTTTAATGGCATGAAGGAGTCTCAGCCCCAGGCCGAGGTGCCCCTGGAGGACACGCAGGTCGAGGCATTCTCCATGCTCCTGCAGTACCTGTACACGGGCCGGGCGAGCCTGAGTACGGCCCGCGAGGATGTTTTGCTGGACTTCCTGGGCCTGGCGCACCGCTACGGCCTCCAGCCACTAGAGGACAGCACCTGTGAGTTTCTGCGCACGGTGCTGCACACGCAGAATGTTTGCTTGGTGTACGATGTGGCCAGCCTCTACTGCCTGGGGGGCCTGGCGCAGGCGTGCTGCGCCTACATGGACCGGCAGGCGCCCGAGGTGCTTGCATCAGACTGCTTCCTCACTCTCTCTAAG ACTGCTCTTCTGGCTGTGGTGCAGCGGGACTCGTTTGCCGCCACTGAGCGGGAGATCTTCCAGGCGCTGTGCCGCTGGTGCCGGCACAACTGTAACAACGAGGTGGCAGCGCAGGAAGTGATGTCGGCAGTGCGCCTGCCCCTCATGAGCCTgatggagatgctaaatgtggtGCGGCCCTCTGGCCTCCTCAGTTCCGACAACTTGCTCGACGCCATTCAGACGCGCTCGGAGAGCCGCGACATGGACCTTAACTACCGAGGCATGCTCA TCCCCGAGGAGAACATTGCCACCATGAAGCACGGTGCCCAGGTGGTGAAGGGCGAGCTGAAGTCGGCGCTGCTGGACGGAGACACGCAGAACTATGACCTGGACCACGGCTTCTCCCGGCACCCCATCGAGGAGGACGGGAGCGCAGGCATCCAAGTCAAGCTGGGCCAACCCTACATTGTCAACCACGTCCGCCTGCTGCTGTGGGACCGCGACAGCAG GTCGTACTCTTACTATGTGGAGGTGTCTATGGATGAGCTGGACTGGGTGCGTGTAGTGGACCACTCCAAGTTACTCTGTCGTTCCTGGCAGAGTCTATTCTTCACAGCGCGTGTCTGCAG GTATGTACGCATTGTGGGGACACACAACACCGTGAACAAGGTGTTCCACCTGGTGGCCTTTGAGTGCATGTTCACACAGCGACGATACGTTCTGGAGAAAGGACTCCTGG TCCCCGACCGTAACGTGGCAACCATCGCATGCGGGGCCAGTGTGATCGAGGGTGTGAGCCGGAGCCGCAACGCCCTGCTCAACGGGGACACCTCCAACTACGACTGGGACTCGGGCTACACCTGCCACCAGCTGGGCTCAGGGGCCATCGTCATCCAACTGGCCCAGCCCTACATGTTGGGCTCACTCAG ACTGCTGCTCTGGGACTGTGATAACCGCAGTTACAGTTACTACATCGAGCTGTCCACCAACCAGCAGCAGTGGACCAAGGTGGTGGACCGTACCAAAGTGGCTTGCAG GTCTTGGCAGACGCTGGTGTTTGACAAGCACCCCGCCTCCTTTGTGCGCATCGTGGGGACCCACAACACATCCAACGAG gTGTTCCACTGCGTCCACTTCGAGTGCCCCGCCCAGCTCGACACAGAGGTCAAAGAGGGCAGCCCGAACTCTAAGTCCCAGCagcctccactacagccccaatCACCCTCCCAGTCCCAGCTCCAACTCCCCACCCGGCCTTCCTCCGCCTCCTCGTCCTCACACTCCCACCCCCTCTAA